The segment GAGCAGGAATTGAGAACAAAACCTTCGACTATGGCAACGTCGCTGTGACTGGGTTCAACTTTGAGCAAATCTATCTTGCAGAACTTAAAGAGTGGATTGTTTCGGGCTTAGCTCAATTGCTCAAAGCGACCTCGGAATGGAGCGCTAACGCAGACGCTTCGATCGCCATTGGCGGCGGCGCACAACTGCCAAAAATCACGCCGTTGCTAGTTGCTAAGGGAATCACACCGATCGCTGATTCTCATTGGAGCAATGCGCGGGGATTGTTCAAATTGGCTCAACTGAAGTTGCAGAAAGGAGGCAAATAGAGCATGAGAGCAACGATCAAGGCTTATCAGCGTGATTATGTTCGTCAGATTGGTTCATTGATGGGGACAGACGATCCGACTGAGATTATTTCTCGGATCATTTCCGATCATCAAATGCGGTTGCTAGGTGTCTCTGTCCCAGAAATTCAGAATGATGCTGTGATGTCTCAGGGTAATAGTTCAGAAGTGGATGAGAGCCTGTTAGGACTACTTGGTTAATGAGCTTTGCTCAGACTGAATTTTCAAACTTGGAGAATCACCCATGTCAGACACGTTTGAGCAAATCAAAGCTTTCTATCGATCGCACTGGGAACAGCTTTCTATCTTCGATTTAAGTATGCTGGCTTCTCATTGTGCGATGAGCATTCCGACCGGGAACGCGATCGAGCTTTCCCACTTTGACGGATTTATGCGCCGTAAAAAGTCGATTACGCCCTGTGATCGCACCGATGCAATTGAGGTTTTGAAGCTTGTCACTGATTTCTTAGCTGAGCGTCTGAAGTCAATGCCACAAGCAGAGATTGAAGAACTCGATCGAGTGCAGAGGGTATTGTTGCAAGCTTCCGAACTTCCAAAACGACTCGATAACCGAGATTTATGAAAGTCGGTAATTTCGTTTATTGGCGCAAATGTCCAGGGCATTTATCACAATTTGCGAGAAACCAAGTCATTGAAGTTCAAGGCGATCGCGCTCGACTGAGATTCTTTGCAACTTGGTGCAACATTGCAGATTTGCAAATCGTTGAGCCGACTGAAGATGAGCAGAAATTCTGCAAGCTCTACCACATGTCGATCACGAACGATTGGGACGATTACGACGATTGGTAATCAGCACATCAAAAACCGATCGCTCCTACTTTGGACGGCGAAGCGATCGGCTTATCCATCCAAACTACTGAATTCAGAGGATTTTTCATTATGGATCGAGTCGGGATTTTCGCGGGAATTGCTGCACTTTGTCTCGGAGCAGGAATCACGATTTCACTAATTGGACAGCCTCAACAACATCAAGTACCGAGAGATCGACCAGCAATCACAGATTTCAACCAATATCGATAGGAGGAATCGCCATGAGACAAGACGATATTCAAGAATGGCTCGGTGAGAACTGGCTAGGGATTGCGATCGGCGGCATTTCCACGATCGTTCTAGCAACTCAAATCCCTTCAATTCAGGACACGATTCAGCGCAATCAATCCGTTGCACAAGCCAACAAAGCGAGACTTGAAGAGAATCAGAAGCTGGAAGCTCAAAAGCTGACATTACAAGCGTCTGAAGACATCGCGAACGAGCGCTATGACAAGGGATGCGAGGTAATCGTAACCCTGCAAAATCAGAGGATTGCAACCACGATCCAGGAAGGACAGCCGATCGTATCGGGAGCCTACTCGCATCTCTATCAAAACTCGAATCGTCCCCTGAATCCGCTTCACTTCGTCGGTCGAGATGTCACCGTTTGCGACTTGTACGGAACAACAGCAGTCATGCAGCTAGACCCTAGTAAAAAGTATGCCGTAGCAGGCGCGATCGCTGTGACCCGAGATCGCACCCGAATGAACAAAGCTCAACAACGGATGAAAGGGTTAGAGCGTCCCAACTTCAAAACGAGCAATAAGTAGCAGAAAAGCAGGGGTTAAGCCCTGCTTTCCATCGGTGCATTTGCTTCTCAAGTCAAATTACAACCATCGACCATCATGACACAGACGAATCCTAAGCCTGATTGGAAAACTCGCATGAAAGACGGAATCGCAGACAATGACAATCCTTGGCTGATGTTAGTAGCGATCGTCATTTTTGCAATTCTCATTGCTCTGGCGTTGAAATTGATTCAGGTGAATCTTGCACCTTACATCAAGGTGATGGGAATGCCTGACTTCAAACCGTCCAACATTCCGATCGTCGGTTGGGGATACGATGTCCTGACCCTGCTTTATGTGGCAACCGGAGCCGTAATTTTATGGTTTCTCATCAACCTTGCTCAAGTCGTTTGGATTCTGATCGCCCTGGATCGACGAGCGCATCGAACCGCAGTCAGAGAAAGTAAAAAAGAAGCTGCACTACAAGGAAACCAGTACGAATCAGATGGACAAGTCCGCAAACTCAAGAAACGAGCAACACGGGTTCCATTCTTTTTTATTGCCGCTAGTGGCTGGATTGCTCTTGTCGCGTTCGTTGCAGAGTTTCTGATCAATCTCAAAGCTTATCCACCGATCAGAAGTTGGAATGCGTTTATCGCTGGATTGACGATCGGGGATCTCAGCCCAATCGATATGAATCAAGTCATGCAAATCCTGTGGGGATGTTTCAGTACTGAGCTTGTCATCATTGCGCTGATTGTCGTGGGGCAATGGATTTGGAGCCACAAGAACGCTGACTAATCAAGTTTGTGATGGCATCGATTCAAGATGCCTCTGCATTTGCTTCTCAATCCAATTGCAACACGGAGGGATAATCATGTTTCTGTTCAATGATCCGGCAGAAGTCACCGATATTGAGCTAGTTCACGATCGCGCATTGCCCACTGAAACGAGTGTAGGGATTCCCTTGGCGACAACTGTCATTCTCGGAGTCGGGGGATTTGTTCTGACGGCTAATCCCGTTGTCGGGGGTGCATTAGCAGCGTTTCCTGCTTATGCCATGTTCAAAAAATTTAAGAAAAACTGGAAGGATAACGCCTTCGAGCGTCGGAATCCTGGATATGTCGCCCATCTCATCAAAACCGATGCAGACATGATCATCTGGATTGAGCATCACGGAGTGGATGAAGTGCGATCGCAATTATTGACGGCGCTGAAACATCGGCAGAAGTTAACAAGCTGTGCGAAAAGGACGCTCCATGCACTTTGTCCTGAATCCGAATTGCCACCGAAACGAGTTGAACAATTCCTATCGGCTCAACCTGCCCTACCTGCAACTGAAGGCGTTCGGATTACGACTCAGCTTGGTGAACCCAGTGCGATTAATGTTCCTGCTCAGTCGGTTCAAGAAGGCGTTCCGATCCCAAAGTCTATCTGTGACCATTACCTATCTGATTTGCGATCGACCTTCCTGTGTGCGCCACCGCGCACAGGTAAAGGGATTCTCGCGGCTCAATTGATGCAAGGCTTCAAAGAACGGTTTCCGAAAGGGTGCTTGCTCACCTGCACGATTAAGCAATTCGCGGGTGAGAACTGGTACTGGAGCTACTCAGACGCTCATCTGAATCCAGAGACTAAAACGCCGGATCAACAACTTGCAGCCGCACGGGACATCTTCAACCTGATCAACTTCTGGGAGGCGAGACAATCGAGTGCTGATCAGCCCTGCCTACTGGTGATTGATGAGATTCGCGACACGCTGAATCTCATCGGATCAATCCCGATGAATGCGGTTAGCTCTGATTATGCCGAGTCGAAGAAAACATTCGGGGAATGGATGCTAGGGGCTGCAATCAGTTCTGCAACGCTCAACCAATGTCACCACCGATTCATGCTGATCATTTCCCCAGTCGTTAGTCTTGCTGGACTCGGAGGCATCAAGGGAGTGAGTAAAGACGCACTCGGCTCATTTGTCGGAATCACGCTTGCAGCACCCAAAGCAATGCAATTTGCAACGGGGGATAATGGCACATTCAGCGCACCCAGAATCGACCCAAATGATCCAAGATTCCTGAATTGTCATGCACTGGCGTATTGCAAAAATGACAAGCAATGGTATCCGATCGAGTCGATTCCTAAAGCTGCATTAGACAAGTTAGCAAACTCGAATCCAACTCTAAAAAAGTGGAATTCCGTTAACCTCAATCCGCGCGTTCACCTCGAAAAAAGTTGGACAGTTGAGAGTGACTTTAAGCATGAAGTCATTGCAGTCGTAGAAGATAGCGACGCTGGTAATGGAGAGCTTGAAATCAGAACGGAAATCAAGCGCTTTTTATTGGCAAATGGCGAAGGCTCTAAACCTCGTGACCTTTCTAATAAAGCGCGATCGCCCGTCCGTAAAATGCCTGTTGAAGAAATCAAGCTTTATCTCGATGTGATGACACTGGAAGATGAAATCTACGAGGTTGATGGAACGTTTTTCGCTAACAGTAATTAGCCTCTGTAGCAGCCTGTAGCATGTAGCGAAAATATTCGTGTAGCAGAGCGTAGCAACGACGCTACAGATGCTACAGCCCCTTGCTACAGTGCTACAGCTTGCTACATGCTACAGTGCTACACCCCAAAATGCTACAACGCTACACTCTACAAATGCGCAATCAAACTATCAGCAAATACTCAACTATGCACCACAATTTCAAACAGAAGCTAGCCGCTAAAGGCTGGCAATTTCTACGCAACGGCAAAGGCTCACATCAACTCTGGCAGCATCCAGAGCGCGGTGTTATTTCGATATCGGTTCGAGCAGGAAGAATGCAGATCGCGCGATCCGTTGAACGCAAATTATTTGGACTCTGAAAATGAAACTCTCTGAACTTTTGAATCAATTACTCGATCGAGGCTTCAATCCTGAAATTCTCAGCAGTGGAGAGATACTTTGCCGCATTAATCTGGATTATGCAAGTTTCGGCTTTACCCTCATTCTCGGTGAATTTATTCGCTGCATTGCTTGGAGTACTTACGCTGGACAGAGTTACTTCGATCGCATCTTTCCCGATTTGGAGCAAGCGATTTTTGCGGCACAAATGACGGCAGTTTTTGACGATGCCAGACTGACTGAAGCGATCGCGCATATCGGAGGAAAATTGTGATGCAAGTGGCAGCTTATTTTGTTTCAGAGAACGATCTCTTTTGCCAAATTGGGGTTGAGTTCAGCGCACGATCTCGATCTGGCAATTCGCACAATTTCTTCTGGGTTCCACCATACAAAGAAAACCCAGAATGCTTATTCAAGTGGGTTCCAATGTACGGGCGATTGATCCGAACTGGCGTATGGAAAGAGTTGTCGATCGAATCTGCTCTGCCATCCAAAAGGCGAATCCAGGTTAAAGAGTTTTGGCAAGCTCAAGAAGATGTCGGACTATGGATCGCTCACTCAAAACAGTTGACTAATTTGAACGTCAATCTTAGAACATCTGCATAAATCAATCCCGGAGATCGCATTCCAACGATCGCCGGGATTTTCGTTTGTCAATGAGCGCGTTAACCCAAGATTTGATCTAAGAGGATGTCTGAGAAGACAATGAAATAGGAAAGATCTCAAAACGATAGGCTGTCAATTAGAACAAAACACGACAGCATTCTGAGATTTTTTCTATGTCGCGAACATTCGATTGATGCTACGTTGTTTGGATTAATAGTCTTTTCAGACATCCTCTAAAATAATCAGCCAGATCGCTGGAAAGAGCGATCTGGCTTTGTTGTTCACGGATAATCATTTAGAGAGCCATCAGTTTGGATAGCTTATCCAGGCCCCAAACTCTAAATAAATTGGGCAATGAAATCGACTACGATCTTTGTCGCAGAATCGCAGAGGACAACATTAGATCCAATGACAACCAACTCATACTGAGCCGGAATATTGAGGTATGTGTTAACTGTTTTAGGCAAAATCACTTTTTTAGCAATGCCAGGGGGCAAGCCTTTCCCACGAGCTAACCGCTTTTGAATTCCACGGGGCAGGGAAGAAATTTGGCTAGCGACCAAATTACGAGTGCTGACATTCAGAACATCATTGCGGATCACTCGGCCGCTGAGCAGCGCTGTTAACTGGGTTCGTTGTTCGGAAGAAAAAGAAAGTGTAGTGGTTTGGGTAGAAGACGTAGTGGGGTGCACTAGGATTGATTGTTCACCTTTTTTGCCCTTGCTAGGTTTTGCCTCAGCAGCAGGAATGCACAAGCTGCTCAAAATGGCGGCTCCTAATAATACCGCTGTAAATTGTTTCCAAGTTGCCATAATTCTTTTTCTCAGCAATAAGGTGAATAATTTCAGGCGTGTTTGACTTGTTTAGAAACACCCTAAGAATTAACTACGCTCAAAGACACCATGTAGTTGGTATAGTTCCCTCTTTTTTAGTGATAATTACTGCTCAAAATTGTGATCTAAATCAACGACTTTATCCACATCTAATGTACGGCTTTGGCTCAGAATCAGAAGCCAAATTGAAGGGTATTGCAGCAGCTTTTCTGCTCCTCAGACATCCTCTAAGGGAAATGGATAATCTCGTCCCATCGTTCTCTGTGTGCTGTTTCTGAAAAATTCGGCTTCTGCCCACGCCATTAGGAAAATAGCTGGTCCATCTTTTTTGTGAAGAACGCAGGGCAATCGATCGAGCTTAATGCCCAAACTAAGACTAGGCTTCTGTTTCAATTCATATTGTTTTTCGTTGATCGATTGACTAAGCGTTTCAAATTCAGTCATCAGTTTGAACAATTTCCGGCTGTTTTCGTTGATGCGATCGCCCAGTTCTCGCAACCGATGCACATCTTCACCCAAATCAATTTCGACCTGCTTCAACCGTTCTTGCTCTCGGAGTGTGGCGAGTTGTGATTCGATGCGCCGTTTTTGGGTTTCACCCTCAGCAATGCGCGATCGTATTTCTTGCTCACTGGACTGATCGGCGGCGAGTTCGGCGATCGTTGCCTGCAATTCTTTCTCAAGTTCAGCAATTTTCATTTTGAAGTCATTTCAAAAACATGTGTTCTATTCTGAACCAATTTAAGAGAAGGCGATCGCTGTCCTGTTCTCAGTATTAATGCCTGATCAATCCTGTGTACTAAAGCATAAGTACGTAGGGTAAAGGATTTACAATCAAATTAAATATTTTCAGTAAAGATACGCAAAACCTTAGTGATAAGAGATGAGAGACACGAATTGACGAACAGCCCTCAAAGCCCCTGAGTCTTGCTATGAGTCGTTTCAGTAATAATGGTAAAAATTATCTCTATTACGGAGATAATCTTGATAATTTGCGACGTTTCGTTCCCGATGAATCAGTAGATTTGTGTTACATCGATCCGCCGTTCAACTCCAAGCGGAATTACAACCAAATTTATAACCGTATTGGAAAAGAAGACATTGCCCAAGCTCAAGCATTCATTGATACTTGGATGTGGGACGACCTAGCAAGAAAGGGCTTCTCTGACATTGTTCAAAACTCGAATGGGTTATTCACAAACCAAGCAACTAATTTGATCATTGGGCTAGAAAAAGTGTTAGGGCAGGACAGTTTGTTAGCCTATTTGGTAAGCATGACACTCCGAGTTGCTGAAATTCATCGTGTTCTGAAGCCTACTGGAAACTTCTATTTCCATTGCGATCCAACCTCTAGCCATTACTTGAAGCTGATTTTGGATTCGATCTTTTGCTCCCAAAGTGGCGACTTTAAGAACGAGATTATCTGGAACTATTCGGGTTGGAATAGTAAATTAAAAGATTCGTTTAGCAAGCGTCATGACGTAATTTTCTTTTACTCTAAAGGTAAAACGCAGACTTTTAATTCCTACTCATTACCTTACGAATCAAAAGAGCAATACGTTAGTCGAAGAAAGCAAAAAATTTTCAGAGATGAAACCGGAAGAGAATATGTGCTTTCTGATCGTGGGGGCGGTCAACGAATCAAGCGTTATCTGGATGAAGCGATGGCTTATGGTCAGCCAATCGATGATGTTTGGAAAATTGATAAGCTCAATAATTCATCAAAAGAAAGACTCGGCTATCCAACCCAGAAGCCGGAAGCCTTGTTAGAACGCATTATCAAAGCCAGCACCAACGAAGGGGATATCGTTTTGGACGCATATTGCGGATGCGGAACAAGCGTTGCAGTTGCCCAAAAACTGAATCGTCGCTGGATTGGTATTGATATCACCTATCAAGCAATTAGTGTCATCCTGAAACGTCTCGAAGACACGCACGGTAGCCAAGTTTTAGACGATGTGATTCTAGATGGCATCCCGCGAGACATCAATTCAGCCGAGGCACTAGCAAATCGAAAAGACGATCGCACCCGCAAAGAATTCGAGAAATGGGCAGTTCTTACCTATTCCAAGAACCGCGCCGCAATCAACCAGAAGAAGGGAGCCGATCAAGGTGTGGATGGTCGCGCATTCTTTCCAATCACCGATAAAGAGTTCGGCAGCATTATTTTCCAGGTCAAATCAGGCAAAGTTGATGCGCGAGATATTCGCGACTTGGTAGGCACAATGAGCCGTGAGAAGGCAGATTTGGGCGTTTTCATCACGCTCAAATCACCCACGCAACCGATGATCAAGGAGGCGAAATCTGCCGGACTCTACCATTACCAATTCTTCGATCGCGATATTCCGAAAATTCAAATTGTCACTGTCGAAGAGATCATTAATGGGGACGCTAAATTTAATGTCCCGCTCGTTGCAGGCGTGCTGAAATCTGCGCCGCGTAGCAATGATGACGGTGGGGAACAGTTAGAACTCGTTGCAGGGTAGTGAGTTCTAACTGCTAACAAGGCAAGGGAAAGAAGTTGATCGATCTGGGAATCCCCAGATCGGCATTTCTAGATTATGGTTCTTGGTTTGACGCGGTTCGCATGGCAACCAACTTCATCAACTCATTGAAGTAGTCGTTATTGGCAGTTGATTCAAACCGTTGGCGGTTCAGAATAAAGAGCGGAGCAGGACGAAGATCAATGCGATCTAGAACTTTGATCGAGTCCAGTAATCTGATAAAACGCAAGACGGTATTGGGTGAGGTAGCAGCCTTCTCTGCAATATCTGAAGTCGTAAACCACTGACTATTCTGAATCGCTACAAATACGCGACAATGTGCTTCACTCGGGTGTTTGAAAGACTTCATAATACCCCCTTAACTTGCTGCCAAACGCTCAGAGCGCCCTCGCACCATCCTTCCAAATAGGCTGGAAGATCAGGATTTTCAAGGTACTGAACCCGACGAGAGTTCAACCACTCTCGAAGATCTTCAGTTAAGCCGTCAGATTCCAGCTGCCTAAATTCGTCATAGGACAGTTCAGCTGCGTCTTCCTGACCATCCACAACGCCATCTTGCTTCCAACTGCCCTCAGATTCCTGCTTTTCAATGCGTAAACGCTCTACCAACTTATCCATGATTGGTGCTTCCTTTAATTTAATTTCTTCAATCGTTACTGCCGTTTCGATCGCTTGCTGGCAAACTTGCGAGACGTTGATGTTGGACTTGACTGCCTGGAGTCGCTGGTACAGACGATCTGAGACAGTGATCGTAAGCCTTTCGCTCATTACAATACTTACCTCACTCAACTAATATGTATTCATCATATCAGTAAATATATATTCTGTGTGTACTTATTTTATTTTTTGAGATCGCGGCTTCTTTACCCTCCATTTCTCAAATCACAAAATGAGCTAATAACGATCTTCCTTCTTGCAGACCGGGATCGCTCTGATTCGTCAAAACTCTAACCCATGTGAATCTTTTGCTTTTTTTAATCTGTTTCATCAGTACTTCATCAATATTCCTGAGTAGCTTAAGATTTACATAAACTACGTATCTATACTGAATGCGGTAATTATTATTTTCAGCAAGTTCCTTTTTACAAATCATGCTGAAATCATTTATCTTCGGAAGTTCGATCGCTGCTCTATCAACTCTTTTTCTTCCTGCGATCGCTACTGATTGGCGGACAACGGGTGTATCGACTCGAACAAGAGAAACTGTTGCGATCGATATGGATTCAATAGATCGATCCAACGGTAAATATGATGTGCGGTTTCGATATTTGATTGGCAAAGATTTGGTACAAGCATCGGTGAATTGCGATTCTTCCCTAGTGACTCCGGATCAAGGGAAGCCATTCGTTCCAGACATGACAGGGGCAACGCGAGAAATGATTAAGCTAGCTTGTGGGGAACGTCGTGAGCTAGTGAACCGATATCAAGGCTACGGACAAACTGGCTATCAGTCTGTACCCACAGATCCCGGCTTTAGTTTTCGAGGTTTCTGGGTATCAAGTGAAGCGATCGACAGTACGAATGAGCTTCTTAGTACTTTTCGTAACCCTCTTGCTTACAGGTTTAAGTCGTCCCAAATTGCGGATGCCGTCGCTATGTACTGCCAAGCCCGCGATCGTGGATTGAGCGATCGAGAAATCGTAAACATATCAACAATGTCAGTCATAGAAATGACCGATGCAGATGACGACATTAAAGGTAGACTGCTCCAATATTGGGTTGCAACTCGAACAATTGCTAAGCGTCATGTCTGTCCACAATTTAGCAATTAGCTGGAATTGAATTCTGCAAGCGTCCTCGCTTAAACGAAAAGATATCGAAAAAATGAGACACGAAAAGCGATCGCCCGCTGAATAAATTTAGTCCAAAGCAGCCCATTGCTTCAGTCTTATCTCAGTCTCAATCCGAAAGCCCTTTCTAATCGGCAGTTTCAAAGCGTAGATTTTTCGGGAATTCTGCTCAGTAAGCAGAAGTTCAAAGCGCATGAATCGGTGAAACTATTGCCGGATAAAGATTTGGCTGATTTTGCGTTGATTTCACGGGCGATCGCTTAGTCCAGTGAATGAGACGGGTGAGACTACGAAAGGTTCAGTCACGATCGCCCTCCGATTTGGTGTCTAAATCATCGTTGCGGATCTCAGGTTGTGATTCCTGCTCCTGTTTCAGTTGTTCTTCGTGTATAGTAACCAGCTTCCTAAGTA is part of the Leptolyngbya boryana PCC 6306 genome and harbors:
- a CDS encoding DNA methyltransferase; translated protein: MSRFSNNGKNYLYYGDNLDNLRRFVPDESVDLCYIDPPFNSKRNYNQIYNRIGKEDIAQAQAFIDTWMWDDLARKGFSDIVQNSNGLFTNQATNLIIGLEKVLGQDSLLAYLVSMTLRVAEIHRVLKPTGNFYFHCDPTSSHYLKLILDSIFCSQSGDFKNEIIWNYSGWNSKLKDSFSKRHDVIFFYSKGKTQTFNSYSLPYESKEQYVSRRKQKIFRDETGREYVLSDRGGGQRIKRYLDEAMAYGQPIDDVWKIDKLNNSSKERLGYPTQKPEALLERIIKASTNEGDIVLDAYCGCGTSVAVAQKLNRRWIGIDITYQAISVILKRLEDTHGSQVLDDVILDGIPRDINSAEALANRKDDRTRKEFEKWAVLTYSKNRAAINQKKGADQGVDGRAFFPITDKEFGSIIFQVKSGKVDARDIRDLVGTMSREKADLGVFITLKSPTQPMIKEAKSAGLYHYQFFDRDIPKIQIVTVEEIINGDAKFNVPLVAGVLKSAPRSNDDGGEQLELVAG
- a CDS encoding coiled-coil domain-containing protein, whose protein sequence is MKIAELEKELQATIAELAADQSSEQEIRSRIAEGETQKRRIESQLATLREQERLKQVEIDLGEDVHRLRELGDRINENSRKLFKLMTEFETLSQSINEKQYELKQKPSLSLGIKLDRLPCVLHKKDGPAIFLMAWAEAEFFRNSTQRTMGRDYPFPLEDV